The proteins below come from a single Kosakonia sp. SMBL-WEM22 genomic window:
- the traT gene encoding conjugal transfer complement resistance protein TraT, which produces MSIKKLAVVGMVLAAFTLSGCGAMTTAIKKRNLDVKTQMSQTIWLEPASEKTVFIQVKNTSDKDMSNLQSLLAKELSDKGYKVTSSPDSAYYWIQANVLKADKMDLRETQGYLKSGYEGAAIGAGLGAGITAYNSNSSGAALGVGLAAGLIGLAADAMVEDVNFTMITDLQISERSKAKVTTDNIAALRQGTSGIKLQTSTEEGNRAKYQTRVVSNANKVNLKFEEAKPVLEAQLAKSVANIM; this is translated from the coding sequence ATGTCTATTAAAAAACTCGCTGTCGTCGGTATGGTTCTGGCAGCGTTTACCCTTTCTGGCTGTGGTGCGATGACAACGGCTATCAAAAAACGCAATCTGGATGTGAAAACCCAGATGAGCCAGACCATCTGGCTGGAGCCAGCCTCTGAGAAAACTGTGTTTATTCAGGTGAAAAACACCTCTGATAAAGACATGAGTAACTTGCAGAGCTTGCTGGCAAAAGAGCTGAGCGACAAAGGCTACAAAGTGACCTCCTCGCCGGATTCGGCCTATTACTGGATCCAGGCGAACGTGCTGAAAGCGGATAAGATGGATCTGCGTGAAACCCAGGGCTACCTGAAAAGCGGTTACGAAGGTGCGGCGATTGGTGCTGGTCTGGGTGCTGGTATCACCGCCTACAACAGCAACTCCTCCGGAGCCGCGCTGGGCGTGGGTCTGGCGGCTGGCCTGATTGGTCTGGCGGCAGATGCGATGGTGGAAGATGTGAACTTCACTATGATCACCGATCTGCAAATCTCCGAGCGCAGCAAAGCGAAAGTGACAACCGATAATATCGCCGCACTGCGTCAGGGCACCTCCGGGATCAAGCTGCAAACCAGCACTGAAGAGGGTAACCGCGCAAAATATCAGACCCGTGTGGTCTCTAACGCTAACAAAGTAAACCTGAAATTCGAAGAGGCGAAACCTGTCCTCGAAGCTCAGCTGGCAAAATCTGTCGCTAACATCATGTAA
- the cueO gene encoding multicopper oxidase CueO encodes MQRRDFLKYSALLGAASALPLWSRSLFAATRPTLPIPPLLAPDAESRIVLTVQAGESQFAQKSATTWGYNGALLGPAIQLRQGKAVTVDIRNQLAEETTVHWHGLEVPGEVDGGPQGVIKAGDNRSVTFTPTQQAATCWFHPHQHGKTGRQVAMGLAGLVLIEDENSRKLRLPQQWGIDDVPVIVQDKKFNAQGQIDYQLDVMSAAVGWFGDTLLANGAVYPQHAAPRGWLRLRLLNGCNARSLNFATSDQRPLYVIASDGGLLSEPVKVTELPMLMGERFEVLVDISDGKAFDLVTLPVKQMGMTVAPFDQPVPVLRIQPLQVTASGDLPDSLATLPALPALEGLTQRTLQLSMDPMLDMMGMQALQQKYGDGAMAGMGMHHGDMHSMQMDHGHRDHGGQGFDFHNANRINGKAFDMVTPQFAVQKGQFERWVISGEGDMMLHPFHIHGTQFRILSENGKPPAAHRAGWKDTVNVYGARSEVLVRFDHAAAKESAYMAHCHLLEHEDTGMMLGFTVA; translated from the coding sequence ATGCAACGTCGAGATTTCCTTAAATATTCCGCGCTCCTCGGGGCTGCCAGCGCGCTACCGCTCTGGAGCCGATCCCTCTTCGCCGCCACCCGCCCCACGTTACCCATTCCGCCGCTGCTTGCCCCGGATGCTGAGAGCCGTATTGTCTTAACGGTGCAGGCGGGGGAGAGCCAGTTTGCGCAGAAAAGCGCGACAACCTGGGGTTATAACGGTGCGTTGCTGGGGCCAGCCATTCAGCTGCGCCAGGGAAAAGCGGTGACGGTGGATATCCGCAATCAGCTTGCAGAGGAGACCACCGTGCACTGGCACGGTCTCGAAGTGCCGGGCGAGGTCGACGGCGGGCCACAGGGCGTGATTAAGGCGGGCGACAACCGGTCGGTCACCTTCACGCCGACGCAGCAGGCCGCCACCTGCTGGTTCCACCCGCATCAGCATGGCAAAACCGGGCGTCAAGTGGCGATGGGGCTCGCCGGGCTGGTGCTGATAGAGGATGAGAACAGCCGCAAACTGCGCCTGCCCCAGCAGTGGGGCATTGATGATGTGCCGGTGATTGTGCAGGACAAAAAATTTAACGCGCAGGGGCAGATTGATTACCAGCTCGATGTGATGAGCGCGGCGGTGGGCTGGTTTGGTGATACGCTGCTCGCCAACGGCGCCGTCTACCCGCAGCATGCGGCCCCGCGCGGCTGGCTGCGTCTGCGCTTGCTCAATGGCTGCAACGCGCGCTCGCTCAATTTCGCTACCAGCGACCAGCGCCCACTCTATGTCATCGCCAGCGACGGCGGGCTGCTGAGTGAGCCGGTTAAGGTGACGGAGCTGCCGATGTTGATGGGCGAGCGATTCGAGGTGCTGGTGGATATCAGCGATGGTAAGGCTTTTGATCTGGTGACGCTGCCGGTTAAGCAGATGGGGATGACCGTCGCGCCGTTCGACCAGCCGGTGCCAGTGCTGCGTATTCAGCCGCTGCAGGTGACCGCCTCGGGCGATCTGCCAGATTCGCTCGCCACGCTGCCCGCACTACCTGCGCTTGAGGGCTTAACTCAGCGCACCTTGCAACTGTCGATGGATCCGATGCTCGATATGATGGGTATGCAGGCGCTGCAGCAGAAGTATGGCGATGGCGCGATGGCAGGCATGGGAATGCATCACGGCGATATGCACAGCATGCAGATGGATCATGGCCATAGGGATCACGGTGGCCAGGGCTTTGATTTCCACAATGCCAACCGGATTAACGGTAAAGCGTTTGATATGGTGACGCCGCAATTTGCGGTGCAAAAAGGGCAGTTTGAGCGCTGGGTCATCTCCGGGGAGGGGGACATGATGCTGCATCCGTTCCATATTCACGGTACGCAGTTCCGCATCCTCTCCGAAAACGGCAAGCCGCCCGCGGCGCATCGCGCAGGCTGGAAAGATACGGTCAATGTGTATGGCGCGCGCAGTGAGGTGCTGGTGCGCTTTGATCATGCGGCAGCGAAAGAGTCTGCCTATATGGCGCACTGCCATCTTCTGGAGCATGAAGATACCGGCATGATGCTCGGCTTTACCGTTGCGTAA
- a CDS encoding YacC family pilotin-like protein, with translation MKTFFRSIILGSLLAVSANSYALSESEAEDMADLTAVFVFLKNDCGYNNLPNGQIRHALVFFAQQNQWDLSNYDSWNMKALGEESYRDLSGIGIPTAKKCKALARDSLSLLAYVK, from the coding sequence ATGAAAACGTTTTTCAGAAGTATCATCCTTGGCAGCCTGCTCGCTGTCTCCGCCAATAGTTATGCCCTGAGTGAATCTGAAGCTGAAGACATGGCCGATCTGACGGCGGTGTTCGTTTTTCTGAAAAATGACTGCGGTTATAACAACTTACCTAACGGGCAGATCCGCCATGCGCTGGTCTTTTTTGCCCAGCAAAATCAGTGGGATCTCAGCAACTACGATAGCTGGAACATGAAAGCGCTGGGCGAAGAGAGCTACCGCGATCTGAGCGGCATCGGCATTCCAACCGCTAAAAAGTGTAAGGCTCTTGCCCGTGACTCGTTGAGTCTGCTTGCCTACGTGAAGTAG
- the yacL gene encoding protein YacL, whose product MDYEFLRDVTGGVKVRMSMGHEVIGHWFNEEVKENLALLDEVEQAAQTVKGSERSWQRVGHEYTLWLDGEEVMIRANLLEFTGDEMEEGMNYYDEESLSLCGVEDFLQVVAAYRQFLKQR is encoded by the coding sequence ATGGATTACGAATTTCTGCGCGATGTCACCGGCGGCGTCAAAGTGCGCATGTCGATGGGGCACGAAGTGATCGGCCACTGGTTTAACGAAGAGGTGAAAGAGAACCTCGCCCTGCTCGATGAAGTGGAGCAGGCGGCGCAAACAGTGAAGGGCAGCGAGCGGTCGTGGCAGCGCGTCGGCCATGAATATACGCTGTGGCTGGATGGCGAAGAGGTGATGATCCGCGCCAATCTGCTGGAGTTTACCGGCGATGAGATGGAAGAGGGGATGAACTACTACGACGAGGAGAGTTTATCCCTCTGCGGCGTGGAGGATTTTCTTCAGGTGGTGGCCGCCTATCGGCAATTTCTCAAGCAGCGCTAA
- the speD gene encoding adenosylmethionine decarboxylase translates to MKKLKLHGFNNLTKSLSFCIYDICYAKTAEERDGYIAYIDELYNANRLTEILTETCNIIGANILNIARQDYEPQGASVTILVSEEPVDPHLIDKTEHPGPLPEAVVAHLDKSHICVHTYPESHPEGGLCTFRADIEVSTCGVISPLKALNYLIHQLESDIVTVDYRVRGFTRDVNGMKHFIDHEINSIQNFMSDDMKSLYDMMDVNVYQENIFHTKMLLKEFDLKHYMFHTKPEDLTPQERKEITEALWKEMREIYYGRNIPAV, encoded by the coding sequence TTGAAAAAGCTTAAACTACATGGCTTTAACAACCTGACCAAAAGCCTGAGTTTTTGTATCTACGATATCTGCTACGCCAAAACCGCCGAAGAGCGCGACGGCTATATTGCCTATATTGATGAACTCTATAACGCCAACCGCCTGACGGAGATCCTGACGGAGACCTGTAACATCATTGGCGCCAACATTTTGAATATCGCCCGCCAGGACTACGAGCCGCAGGGTGCGAGCGTGACGATTCTGGTAAGCGAAGAGCCAGTCGACCCGCACCTGATCGATAAAACCGAGCATCCGGGGCCGCTGCCGGAAGCGGTTGTCGCGCATCTGGATAAGAGCCATATTTGTGTGCACACCTACCCGGAAAGCCATCCTGAAGGCGGGTTGTGCACCTTCCGCGCCGACATCGAAGTTTCGACCTGCGGGGTGATTTCGCCGCTGAAAGCGCTGAACTACCTGATCCATCAGCTTGAATCGGATATCGTGACCGTCGACTACCGTGTGCGCGGCTTTACGCGCGACGTGAATGGCATGAAGCACTTCATCGACCACGAGATTAATTCGATCCAGAACTTTATGTCTGACGATATGAAATCGCTGTATGACATGATGGATGTGAATGTTTACCAGGAAAACATCTTCCATACCAAAATGCTGCTTAAGGAGTTCGACCTTAAGCACTACATGTTCCATACCAAACCGGAAGATTTGACGCCGCAGGAGCGGAAAGAGATCACGGAAGCGCTGTGGAAAGAGATGCGCGAGATCTACTACGGCCGCAATATCCCGGCCGTGTAA
- the lpdA gene encoding dihydrolipoyl dehydrogenase: MSTEIKTQVVVLGAGPAGYSAAFRCADLGLETVIVERYNTLGGVCLNVGCIPSKALLHVAKVIEEAKALAEHGIVFGEPQTDIDKIRTWKDKVINQLTGGLAGMAKGRKVKVVNGLGKFTGANTLEVEGENGKTVINFDNAIIAAGSRPIELPFIPHEDPRVWDSTGALELKSVPKRMLVMGGGIIGLEMGTVYHALGSEIDVVEMFDQVIPAADKDVVKVFTKRISKKFNLMLETKVTAVEAKEDGIYVTMEGKKAPAEPQRYDAVLVAIGRVPNGKNLDAGKAGVEVDDRGFIRVDKQLRTNVPHIFAIGDIVGQPMLAHKGVHEGHVAAEVIAGKKHYFDPKVIPSIAYTEPEVAWVGLTEKEAKEKGISYETATFPWAASGRAIASDCADGMTKLIFDKETHRVIGGAVVGTNGGELLGEIGLAIEMGCDAEDIALTIHAHPTLHESVGLAAEVFEGSITDLPNPKAKKK; this comes from the coding sequence ATGAGTACTGAAATCAAAACTCAGGTCGTCGTACTTGGGGCAGGCCCGGCAGGTTACTCTGCTGCCTTCCGTTGCGCTGATTTAGGTCTGGAAACCGTCATCGTTGAACGCTACAACACCCTCGGCGGTGTTTGTCTGAATGTAGGTTGTATCCCTTCTAAAGCGCTGCTGCACGTCGCGAAAGTGATCGAAGAAGCTAAAGCGCTGGCCGAGCACGGCATCGTCTTCGGCGAACCGCAGACCGACATCGACAAAATCCGTACCTGGAAAGACAAAGTGATTAACCAGCTGACCGGCGGCCTCGCAGGTATGGCAAAAGGCCGTAAGGTCAAAGTGGTTAACGGTCTGGGTAAATTTACCGGGGCGAACACCCTGGAAGTGGAAGGCGAAAACGGCAAAACCGTGATCAACTTCGACAACGCCATCATCGCGGCGGGTTCCCGTCCGATTGAACTGCCGTTCATTCCCCATGAAGATCCGCGCGTGTGGGACTCCACCGGCGCGCTGGAGCTGAAATCCGTACCGAAGCGTATGCTGGTTATGGGTGGCGGCATCATCGGTCTGGAAATGGGCACCGTATACCATGCGCTGGGTTCAGAGATCGACGTGGTTGAGATGTTCGACCAGGTGATCCCGGCTGCTGACAAAGATGTGGTGAAAGTCTTCACCAAACGCATCAGCAAGAAGTTCAACCTGATGCTGGAAACCAAAGTGACCGCCGTTGAAGCAAAAGAAGACGGTATCTACGTTACGATGGAAGGCAAAAAAGCTCCGGCTGAACCGCAGCGTTACGACGCCGTGCTGGTCGCTATCGGCCGTGTGCCGAACGGTAAAAACCTCGACGCCGGTAAAGCGGGCGTGGAAGTGGACGACCGTGGCTTTATCCGTGTCGACAAACAGCTGCGCACCAACGTGCCGCACATCTTCGCTATCGGCGATATCGTCGGTCAGCCGATGCTGGCGCACAAAGGCGTGCATGAAGGCCACGTTGCCGCAGAAGTTATCGCCGGTAAGAAACACTACTTCGATCCGAAAGTGATCCCGTCTATCGCCTATACCGAGCCAGAAGTGGCATGGGTAGGTCTGACCGAGAAAGAAGCGAAAGAGAAAGGCATCAGCTACGAAACCGCCACCTTCCCGTGGGCAGCTTCTGGCCGTGCTATCGCTTCCGATTGCGCAGACGGTATGACCAAACTGATTTTCGACAAAGAGACGCACCGTGTTATCGGTGGCGCGGTTGTCGGCACCAACGGCGGCGAGCTGCTGGGTGAAATCGGTCTGGCGATCGAAATGGGCTGTGATGCAGAAGATATCGCGCTGACCATTCACGCGCACCCGACGCTGCACGAATCTGTTGGCCTGGCCGCAGAAGTGTTCGAAGGCAGCATCACCGACCTGCCGAACCCGAAAGCGAAGAAGAAATAA
- a CDS encoding DUF943 family protein → MKFNNRLAYSVILSILILSGLFIWLTQRPVKIIAVHEDGHYSSVLVEQFPITDKGKINWWLQNKNILQKIYGIPNPSSWGYFNVMFWDFGDGYKKQDKYDRLCFDDMKTEKRCVDKNKIFSVERDRNGDTLFTINDGRYRMNENGEVVRLSDE, encoded by the coding sequence ATGAAATTTAATAACAGGCTCGCTTATAGCGTGATTCTGTCAATTTTAATTTTGTCCGGTTTATTCATCTGGCTTACACAGCGTCCGGTAAAAATCATCGCTGTTCATGAAGATGGCCATTATAGTTCTGTGTTGGTGGAGCAATTTCCCATCACTGATAAAGGTAAAATAAATTGGTGGTTACAAAATAAAAATATTCTGCAAAAAATATACGGTATTCCAAACCCGTCAAGCTGGGGGTATTTCAATGTTATGTTCTGGGATTTTGGCGATGGTTATAAGAAACAGGATAAATATGATCGGTTGTGCTTCGATGATATGAAGACGGAAAAACGGTGTGTCGACAAGAATAAGATTTTTAGCGTTGAGCGCGATCGTAACGGAGATACGTTATTTACCATCAATGATGGACGATATCGAATGAATGAAAACGGAGAGGTCGTGCGGTTAAGTGATGAGTAA
- the speE gene encoding polyamine aminopropyltransferase encodes MADNTIWQETLHDNFGQYFAVDKVLYHEKTDHQDLIIFENAAFGRVMALDGVVQTTERDEFIYHEMMTHVPLLAHGHAKHVLIIGGGDGAMLREVSRHKNIETITMVEIDAGVVSFCRQYLPKHNAGAYDDPRFELVIDDGVNFVNNTQRTFDVIISDCTDPVGPGESLFTSAFYEGCKRCLNPGGIFVAQNGVCFLQQEEAVGSHRKLGHYFADVSFYQAAIPTYYGGIMTFAWATDNEALRSLSTEIIAARFHTAGLFCRYYNPAIHTAAFALPQYLHDALSAQ; translated from the coding sequence ATGGCCGACAACACCATTTGGCAAGAAACGCTGCACGACAACTTTGGTCAGTACTTTGCCGTTGATAAGGTGCTGTACCACGAGAAGACCGATCATCAGGATCTGATTATCTTCGAAAACGCCGCCTTTGGCCGCGTAATGGCGCTGGATGGCGTGGTACAAACCACCGAACGCGATGAGTTTATCTATCACGAGATGATGACTCACGTTCCTCTGCTGGCGCACGGTCACGCAAAGCATGTGCTGATCATCGGCGGCGGCGACGGCGCGATGCTGCGCGAAGTCTCCCGCCACAAAAATATTGAAACCATCACCATGGTAGAGATCGACGCAGGCGTCGTCTCCTTCTGCCGCCAGTACCTGCCGAAACACAACGCCGGTGCTTACGACGACCCGCGTTTTGAGCTGGTGATTGATGATGGCGTCAACTTCGTCAACAACACGCAAAGAACCTTCGATGTGATCATCTCTGACTGTACCGATCCTGTCGGTCCGGGCGAGAGCCTCTTCACCTCGGCGTTTTATGAAGGGTGCAAGCGCTGCCTCAATCCCGGCGGGATTTTTGTCGCGCAGAACGGCGTCTGCTTCTTACAGCAGGAGGAGGCCGTCGGCAGCCATCGCAAACTGGGCCACTATTTTGCCGATGTCAGCTTCTACCAGGCGGCAATCCCGACCTATTACGGCGGCATTATGACCTTTGCCTGGGCGACGGATAACGAAGCGTTGCGCTCGCTCTCCACGGAGATTATCGCCGCGCGTTTCCACACCGCCGGGCTGTTCTGCCGTTACTACAATCCGGCAATCCATACGGCAGCATTCGCTCTGCCACAATATCTACACGATGCACTGTCTGCACAGTGA
- the acnB gene encoding bifunctional aconitate hydratase 2/2-methylisocitrate dehydratase has product MLEEYRKHVAERAAEGIAPKPLDATQMAALVELLKSPPAGEEEFLLDLLANRVPPGVDEAAYVKAGFLAAVAKGEATSPLVSPEKAVELLGTMQGGYNIHPLIEALDNDALAPIAAKALSHTLLMFDNFYDVEEKAKAGNAYAKQVMQSWADAEWFQSRPPLAEKITVTVFKVTGETNTDDLSPAPDAWSRPDIPLHALAMLKNAREGIEPDQPGSVGPIKQIEALAQKGFPLAYVGDVVGTGSSRKSATNSVLWFMGDDIPNVPNKRGGGLVLGGKIAPIFFNTMEDAGALPIEVDVSNLNMGDVIDVYPFKGEVRNHETGELLATFELKTDVLIDEVRAGGRIPLIIGRGLTTKAREALGLPQSEIFRQAKDVAESSRGYSLAQKMVGRACGVDGVRPGAYCEPKMTSVGSQDTTGPMTRDELKDLACLGFSADLVMQSFCHTAAYPKPVDVTTHHTLPDFIMNRGGVSLRPGDGVIHSWLNRMLLPDTVGTGGDSHTRFPIGISFPAGSGLVAFAAATGVMPLDMPESVLVRFKGKMQPGITLRDLVHAIPLYAIKQGLLTVEKKGKKNIFSGRILEIEGLPDLKVEQAFELTDASAERSAAGCTIKLNKEPIIEYLTSNIVLLKWMIAEGYGDRRTLERRIQGMEKWLADPQLLEADADAEYAAVIDIDLAEIKEPILCAPNDPDDARLLSDVQGESIDEVFIGSCMTNIGHFRAAGKLLDSHKGQLPTRLWVAPPTRMDAAQLTEEGYYSVFGKSGARIEIPGCSLCMGNQARVADGATVVSTSTRNFPNRLGTGANVFLASAELAAVSALIGKLPTPQEYLTFMDQVDKTAVDTYRYLNFDQLDQYTDKAEGVIFQTAV; this is encoded by the coding sequence GTGCTAGAAGAATACCGTAAGCACGTAGCTGAACGTGCCGCTGAGGGGATTGCGCCAAAACCATTAGATGCAACCCAAATGGCCGCGCTTGTCGAGCTGCTAAAGAGTCCGCCTGCTGGCGAAGAAGAATTCCTGTTAGACCTTCTGGCTAACCGTGTCCCGCCCGGTGTTGATGAAGCCGCCTATGTGAAAGCGGGTTTCCTTGCAGCTGTCGCCAAAGGCGAAGCAACCTCCCCACTGGTTAGCCCTGAAAAAGCCGTCGAATTGCTGGGTACTATGCAGGGCGGCTACAACATCCATCCGCTGATTGAAGCCCTGGATAACGACGCGCTGGCACCGATTGCGGCCAAAGCCCTCTCTCATACCCTGCTGATGTTCGATAACTTCTATGATGTGGAAGAGAAAGCGAAAGCGGGCAATGCCTACGCCAAACAGGTGATGCAATCCTGGGCTGATGCTGAATGGTTCCAGAGCCGTCCGCCGCTGGCTGAAAAGATCACCGTTACCGTCTTTAAAGTGACCGGCGAAACCAACACCGATGACCTCTCACCGGCACCGGATGCCTGGTCGCGCCCGGATATTCCGCTGCACGCGCTGGCGATGCTGAAAAACGCCCGTGAAGGGATCGAACCGGATCAGCCGGGCAGCGTTGGTCCGATCAAACAGATCGAGGCGCTGGCGCAGAAAGGCTTCCCGCTGGCCTACGTCGGCGACGTCGTTGGTACCGGCTCTTCACGTAAATCCGCCACCAACTCGGTGCTGTGGTTTATGGGCGATGACATTCCGAACGTGCCGAACAAGCGCGGCGGTGGTCTGGTGCTCGGCGGCAAAATTGCGCCTATCTTCTTCAACACCATGGAAGATGCCGGTGCGCTGCCGATTGAAGTTGACGTCTCTAACCTGAATATGGGCGACGTAATTGACGTTTACCCGTTCAAAGGCGAAGTGCGTAACCACGAAACCGGCGAACTGCTGGCGACCTTCGAACTGAAAACCGACGTGCTGATCGATGAAGTGCGCGCCGGTGGTCGTATTCCGCTGATTATCGGTCGTGGCCTGACCACCAAAGCGCGTGAAGCGCTGGGTCTGCCGCAGAGCGAGATCTTCCGTCAGGCGAAAGACGTGGCGGAAAGCAGCCGCGGCTACTCGCTGGCGCAGAAAATGGTTGGCCGTGCTTGCGGCGTCGACGGTGTTCGTCCGGGCGCATACTGCGAACCGAAGATGACCTCCGTCGGCTCGCAGGATACCACCGGGCCGATGACCCGTGATGAGCTGAAAGATCTGGCGTGCCTCGGCTTCTCTGCCGATCTGGTGATGCAGTCCTTCTGCCACACTGCGGCCTATCCGAAGCCGGTTGACGTCACCACGCACCATACCCTGCCGGACTTCATTATGAACCGTGGCGGCGTGTCGCTGCGTCCGGGCGATGGCGTTATCCACTCCTGGCTGAACCGCATGCTGCTGCCGGATACCGTTGGCACCGGCGGTGATTCCCACACCCGCTTCCCGATTGGTATCTCCTTCCCGGCGGGCTCCGGTCTGGTGGCGTTTGCTGCCGCGACCGGCGTGATGCCGCTGGATATGCCGGAATCGGTGCTGGTGCGCTTTAAAGGCAAAATGCAGCCGGGCATCACCCTGCGCGATCTGGTTCACGCTATTCCGCTCTACGCCATCAAACAGGGCCTGCTGACCGTTGAGAAGAAGGGTAAGAAAAACATCTTCTCCGGCCGCATCCTCGAAATTGAAGGCTTGCCTGATCTGAAAGTCGAGCAGGCGTTCGAGCTGACCGATGCCTCCGCTGAGCGTTCTGCCGCGGGTTGCACCATCAAGCTGAACAAAGAGCCGATTATCGAGTACCTGACCTCCAACATCGTGCTGCTGAAGTGGATGATTGCCGAAGGCTACGGCGACCGCCGTACGCTGGAGCGCCGTATTCAGGGCATGGAGAAATGGCTGGCAGACCCGCAGCTGCTTGAAGCGGATGCGGATGCTGAGTACGCGGCGGTGATCGATATCGATCTGGCTGAAATCAAAGAGCCGATCCTCTGCGCGCCGAACGATCCGGACGATGCGCGTCTGCTCTCTGATGTGCAGGGCGAGAGCATCGATGAGGTGTTCATCGGTTCCTGCATGACCAACATCGGCCACTTCCGCGCCGCTGGTAAGCTGCTGGACAGCCACAAAGGCCAGCTGCCGACCCGCCTGTGGGTTGCGCCGCCGACGCGTATGGATGCCGCACAACTGACCGAAGAGGGCTACTACAGCGTCTTTGGTAAGAGCGGTGCGCGTATCGAAATCCCGGGCTGCTCCCTGTGCATGGGTAACCAGGCGCGCGTGGCAGACGGTGCGACAGTCGTTTCAACCTCGACCCGTAACTTCCCGAACCGTTTAGGTACCGGCGCGAACGTCTTCCTGGCCTCTGCGGAGCTGGCGGCCGTCTCGGCGCTGATCGGCAAGCTGCCGACGCCGCAAGAGTATCTGACCTTTATGGATCAGGTGGATAAAACCGCCGTGGATACCTACCGCTACCTCAACTTTGACCAGCTTGATCAATACACCGACAAAGCTGAAGGCGTGATATTCCAGACCGCCGTCTAA